In Mycobacterium sp. JS623, one genomic interval encodes:
- a CDS encoding HD domain-containing protein — translation MSEQTSTPKLTDLFSHALVYAERKHHSQARKGGDIPYVGHLLSVAALVINDGGSEAQAIAALLHDAVEDQGGPPTLDEIRTKFVLV, via the coding sequence GTGAGTGAGCAGACCTCGACACCCAAATTGACCGACCTGTTTTCCCACGCGCTCGTCTACGCCGAGCGCAAGCACCACAGCCAGGCGCGTAAGGGTGGCGACATCCCATACGTCGGCCATCTCCTGAGCGTGGCCGCTCTGGTTATCAACGACGGCGGCTCCGAAGCACAGGCCATCGCGGCCCTGTTGCACGACGCCGTCGAGGATCAGGGCGGTCCACCGACGCTGGACGAGATCCGGACCAAGTTCGTCCTAGTCTGA
- the recC gene encoding exodeoxyribonuclease V subunit gamma: MGLHLHRAERTDLLADSLGHLLSTPLPDPFADELIIVPAKGVERWLSQRLSHILGRGAGHDGICAGISFRNPHSLIAEITGTIDDDPWSPDAMVWPLLEVIDASCTADWCKTLATHLGHFEAGEEKELRQGRRYAVARRLAGLFASYARQRPQLLIDWERDADGYIASDLDWQPPLWRALLDKVDADPPHVRHAKTLARLQESPLDLPERLSLFGHTRLPSTEVELLTALATHHHLHLWLPHPSDDLWQKLDTDRGPIPRRDDTSHRNVAHPLLATLGRDLRELQRGLPVDPDTDECLGGSTHPDTLLGWLQSDIAANAVRPAGRTHTPTDRSIQVHSCHGPARQIDVLREVLLGLLSDDPTLEPRDILVMCPDIETYAPLIVAGFGLGDMIHGVHPAHRLRVRLADRSLVQTNPLLGVASQLLSLAGSRATSSEVLNLAAAAPVRARFEFSDDDLEDITRWVREANIRWGFDKEDRQPFGVDFIQNTWRFGIDRVLAGVAMSDDSHAWLDTTLPLDDVSSNRVELAGRLAEYIDRLHRVVESLTGTRPLREWLTALEHGIDLLARVNDDDAWQTSQLQREFNEVLRQAGPRAETVMRLPDIKALLERHLAGRPTRANFRTGTLTVCTMVPMRSVPHRVVCLVGLDDGVFPRLGVVDGDDVLARNPMTGERDIRSEDRQLLLDAIQATTEHLVITYTGANEYSGHERPPAVPLAELLDALDLTTAEPVRDAVVVRHPLQPFDTRNVVPGDLIPDKPFTFDPTVLRAARVRSAGRAEKPPFISGPLPAPPTEDVVLADLAAFFRDPVKGFFRALDYTLPWEIDGVEDAMPVDINALEEWTVGDRMLRDMLDGMQSDQAREAEWRRGTLPPGRLGWRKATEIRDQAALLAEVGRHYRGVASRAIDVDIDLDGRRLTGTVSPVFSERLVAVTYSKLDGRHLLQSWIPLLALLAHAPRTDWSAIVIGRPKRGTTPREEVLGRSADSAVELLADLVAIYDAGRREPLPLPIKTSYAWAEAKHTHGDPERAAMYRWRSDRYPGEDAEKAHERAFGKGAWLSELINRGLDEYASRLWLPMLNALG; this comes from the coding sequence ATGGGCCTGCACCTCCACCGCGCTGAGCGCACCGATCTCCTCGCCGACTCCCTCGGCCATCTGCTGTCCACTCCCCTACCCGACCCCTTCGCCGACGAGCTGATCATCGTCCCCGCCAAAGGCGTCGAACGGTGGCTGAGCCAGCGGCTGTCCCACATCCTCGGGCGCGGTGCCGGGCACGACGGCATCTGCGCAGGCATCTCGTTCCGCAATCCGCACTCCCTGATCGCCGAGATCACCGGCACCATCGACGACGACCCCTGGTCGCCCGACGCGATGGTCTGGCCGCTGCTCGAGGTCATCGACGCCAGCTGCACCGCGGACTGGTGCAAGACGTTGGCCACGCATCTCGGCCACTTCGAAGCCGGCGAGGAAAAGGAGCTGCGCCAGGGCCGGCGCTACGCCGTCGCCCGTCGACTCGCCGGCCTGTTCGCCTCCTACGCTCGGCAGCGCCCGCAACTGCTGATCGACTGGGAACGTGATGCCGACGGTTACATCGCATCGGATCTCGACTGGCAGCCGCCGCTGTGGCGCGCGCTGCTCGACAAGGTCGACGCCGACCCCCCGCATGTTCGCCACGCGAAAACCCTTGCGCGACTGCAGGAATCACCGCTGGACCTGCCGGAGCGGCTGTCGCTGTTCGGGCACACCCGGCTGCCGTCCACCGAGGTCGAGCTGCTCACCGCCCTGGCCACCCACCACCATCTCCATCTCTGGCTGCCCCACCCGAGCGACGACCTCTGGCAGAAGCTCGACACCGACCGTGGCCCCATCCCCCGCCGCGACGACACCAGCCACCGCAACGTCGCGCACCCGCTGCTGGCCACCCTCGGCCGTGATTTGCGCGAGCTTCAGCGCGGTCTGCCCGTAGACCCGGACACCGACGAATGTCTCGGTGGCTCAACGCATCCCGACACTCTGCTCGGCTGGCTGCAGTCGGACATCGCCGCCAATGCGGTCAGACCCGCCGGCCGCACGCACACGCCAACAGATCGCTCCATCCAAGTGCACAGCTGCCACGGCCCGGCCCGCCAGATCGACGTGCTGCGCGAGGTCCTGCTCGGCCTGCTCTCCGACGACCCCACCCTGGAGCCACGCGACATCCTCGTCATGTGCCCGGACATCGAGACCTACGCGCCGCTGATCGTCGCCGGTTTCGGCCTCGGCGACATGATCCACGGCGTGCACCCCGCGCACCGACTGCGGGTCAGGCTGGCCGACCGGTCGCTGGTCCAAACCAACCCGCTGCTCGGCGTCGCGAGCCAACTACTCAGCCTCGCGGGCAGCCGGGCCACGTCCAGCGAGGTGCTCAACCTCGCGGCCGCGGCGCCGGTGCGGGCGCGCTTCGAGTTCAGTGACGACGACCTCGAGGACATCACCCGCTGGGTACGCGAAGCCAACATCCGCTGGGGTTTCGACAAGGAGGACAGGCAGCCGTTCGGCGTCGACTTCATCCAGAACACTTGGCGATTCGGCATCGACCGTGTCCTCGCGGGCGTCGCGATGTCCGACGATTCGCACGCCTGGCTCGACACCACGCTGCCGCTCGACGACGTCAGTAGTAACCGCGTCGAACTGGCTGGCCGCCTCGCGGAGTACATCGACCGGTTGCACCGCGTCGTCGAATCACTCACCGGCACACGGCCATTGCGCGAGTGGCTGACCGCGCTGGAGCACGGCATCGATCTGCTGGCCAGGGTCAACGATGACGACGCGTGGCAGACCAGTCAGCTGCAACGCGAATTCAACGAGGTGCTGCGCCAAGCCGGCCCGCGCGCCGAGACAGTCATGCGGCTGCCCGACATCAAGGCGCTCCTGGAGCGCCATCTCGCCGGTCGGCCTACCCGCGCCAACTTCCGGACCGGCACGTTGACGGTCTGCACGATGGTGCCGATGCGGTCGGTGCCGCACCGGGTGGTCTGTTTGGTCGGTCTCGATGACGGGGTGTTCCCCCGGCTCGGTGTGGTCGACGGCGACGACGTGCTGGCGCGCAATCCGATGACCGGCGAGCGCGATATCCGTTCTGAGGACCGGCAATTGCTGCTCGACGCTATCCAGGCCACCACCGAGCACCTCGTGATCACGTATACCGGCGCCAACGAATACTCCGGGCACGAACGCCCGCCCGCGGTGCCGCTGGCCGAGCTGCTCGACGCGCTGGACCTGACCACGGCTGAGCCAGTGCGCGACGCGGTTGTCGTCCGACACCCGTTGCAGCCCTTCGATACTCGCAATGTCGTTCCCGGTGACCTGATCCCTGATAAACCATTCACCTTTGACCCGACGGTGCTGAGGGCCGCACGCGTGCGCTCCGCCGGCCGCGCCGAGAAGCCACCCTTCATCTCCGGCCCGTTGCCAGCGCCGCCGACCGAGGACGTGGTGCTCGCTGACCTTGCCGCGTTCTTCCGGGATCCGGTAAAGGGGTTCTTCCGCGCACTGGACTACACGCTGCCGTGGGAGATCGACGGGGTCGAGGACGCCATGCCAGTTGACATCAACGCGCTCGAGGAGTGGACGGTCGGCGACCGCATGCTGCGCGACATGCTCGACGGCATGCAGTCCGATCAAGCTCGGGAGGCCGAATGGCGGCGCGGCACACTGCCGCCCGGTCGGCTGGGCTGGCGCAAGGCCACCGAGATCCGCGACCAGGCGGCGCTGTTGGCGGAAGTCGGGCGGCACTACCGCGGCGTCGCATCGCGGGCCATCGACGTCGACATCGACCTCGACGGTCGACGGTTGACCGGCACTGTGTCACCGGTGTTCAGCGAACGACTCGTAGCGGTGACGTACTCCAAGCTCGATGGTCGCCATCTGCTGCAGTCATGGATTCCGTTGCTGGCGTTGCTCGCTCACGCGCCGCGCACCGACTGGTCGGCGATCGTCATCGGCCGGCCCAAACGCGGCACGACGCCGCGCGAGGAGGTGCTGGGCCGTTCGGCGGACTCGGCCGTCGAACTGCTCGCCGACCTTGTCGCCATCTACGACGCAGGACGGCGTGAGCCGCTGCCGCTTCCGATCAAGACGTCCTACGCGTGGGCGGAGGCCAAACACACGCACGGCGATCCCGAGCGAGCCGCGATGTATCGGTGGCGCTCCGATCGCTACCCCGGCGAAGACGCCGAGAAGGCGCACGAGCGGGCATTCGGCAAGGGCGCCTGGCTGTCTGAGCTCATCAATCGCGGACTCGACGAGTACGCCAGCCGGCTGTGGTTACCGATGTTGAACGCGCTCGGGTGA